A region from the uncultured Holophaga sp. genome encodes:
- a CDS encoding transposase has translation MEPRPRIAARAARILPIRHFHLVFTLPAEARGLAQRHPAEVYGAFFHVVGELLEELGRTRLKAEPGWTAVLHTWTCSLAYHPHLHVLVTAGGLQVDGEGFREIQAAYLFPGEVMGRLLRGKMLGALRGLSARGASPELSPGAFGALMEALAKHRSWVVHAEPPFRDASHLLGYLGRYVHRIAISDARLVAVSEDRVVFRTRHGKVARLHPMEFLRRFVQHVLPTGFHKVRHGGLYVSRSKGTQARALLAMKAAEDRPPARAKQASGAIKQGPTCPICGAALERTRHRLPPRRQLVVEDAELRGPPGDRHA, from the coding sequence ATGGAGCCCCGCCCCCGTATCGCAGCCCGGGCCGCACGCATCCTGCCCATCCGCCACTTCCATCTCGTGTTTACGCTGCCCGCCGAGGCCCGGGGACTGGCGCAGCGGCACCCCGCAGAGGTCTACGGGGCCTTCTTCCATGTGGTGGGCGAGCTGCTGGAGGAGCTGGGGAGGACGCGGCTGAAGGCGGAGCCGGGATGGACGGCCGTGCTCCATACCTGGACCTGCTCCCTGGCCTACCATCCCCACCTCCATGTCCTGGTGACGGCGGGTGGGCTGCAGGTCGATGGCGAGGGATTCCGGGAGATCCAGGCTGCCTATCTCTTTCCCGGGGAGGTGATGGGACGGCTGCTGCGGGGAAAGATGCTGGGCGCCCTGCGGGGCCTGTCTGCCAGGGGCGCTTCCCCGGAGCTGAGTCCAGGGGCTTTCGGAGCGCTGATGGAGGCCCTGGCGAAGCACCGGAGCTGGGTGGTGCACGCAGAGCCTCCCTTCCGGGATGCCTCGCACCTGCTGGGCTACCTGGGGCGCTACGTGCACCGGATCGCCATCTCGGATGCCCGGCTGGTGGCGGTATCAGAGGACCGGGTGGTGTTCCGGACCCGGCATGGCAAGGTGGCGCGGCTGCACCCCATGGAGTTCCTGCGGCGCTTTGTGCAGCACGTGCTGCCGACGGGCTTTCACAAGGTGCGCCACGGGGGACTTTATGTCAGCCGGAGCAAGGGAACGCAGGCACGGGCGCTGCTGGCGATGAAGGCGGCGGAGGACAGGCCCCCGGCGAGGGCGAAGCAGGCCTCGGGGGCGATCAAGCAGGGACCGACCTGCCCGATCTGCGGGGCGGCCCTGGAGCGGACCCGCCACCGGCTCCCGCCAAGGAGACAGCTCGTCGTGGAAGACGCAGAGCTGCGGGGCCCGCCGGGAGATCGCCATGCGTAA
- a CDS encoding tyrosine-type recombinase/integrase, with protein sequence MEELIKRMAWDLAFAGRAARTRKVYLADVRAFLRFWKRPVEDLGQVEVRLWVEHLLAAGTSPSRLRQHLSALVFLFRKTLGRPEAVSFVAWPKDAPRLPVVLSVEEVGRLLASVESPTYRMLFRTMFAAGLRIAEACRLQVGDLDAERGVIRILGKGDRERLAVLHPPLLEALRSYWREVRPVMPWLFTGRVGRPLDTDQARRVFREAVRACGLTKRATPHALRHTYATLLLEQGTDLRVIQALLGHATIRSTERYLHVATHLLSDSADPLELLPP encoded by the coding sequence ATGGAGGAGCTCATCAAGCGGATGGCGTGGGACCTGGCTTTTGCGGGGCGGGCGGCGCGGACGCGGAAGGTGTACCTGGCGGATGTGCGGGCTTTTCTCCGCTTCTGGAAGCGGCCCGTGGAGGACTTGGGACAGGTGGAGGTGAGGCTCTGGGTGGAGCACCTGCTGGCGGCGGGCACCTCGCCCTCGCGGTTGCGCCAGCACCTGTCGGCCCTGGTCTTCCTCTTCCGTAAGACCCTGGGCAGGCCCGAGGCGGTGTCCTTTGTGGCCTGGCCCAAGGATGCTCCGCGTCTGCCGGTGGTGCTCTCGGTGGAGGAGGTGGGGCGGCTGCTGGCCTCGGTGGAATCCCCCACCTACCGGATGCTCTTCCGGACCATGTTCGCAGCGGGCCTGCGGATCGCTGAGGCCTGCCGCCTGCAGGTGGGGGATCTGGATGCCGAGCGGGGGGTGATCCGGATCCTGGGCAAGGGGGATCGGGAGCGGCTGGCGGTGCTGCATCCTCCGCTGCTGGAGGCCCTGCGGAGCTACTGGCGGGAGGTGCGGCCCGTGATGCCCTGGCTCTTTACGGGGCGGGTGGGCAGGCCCCTGGACACGGACCAGGCCCGGCGGGTGTTCCGGGAGGCGGTGCGGGCCTGTGGGTTGACCAAGCGGGCCACGCCCCACGCGTTGCGGCACACCTACGCGACCCTCCTGCTGGAGCAGGGGACGGACCTGCGGGTGATCCAGGCCCTGCTGGGGCATGCGACGATCCGCAGTACCGAGCGGTACCTGCATGTGGCGACCCACCTGCTGAGTGATAGCGCGGACCCCCTGGAGCTGCTGCCGCCCTGA
- a CDS encoding transposase codes for MGLTKRATPHALRHAYATLLQERLFQMCGVDLTRIDGIDVTTAMVVVSEIGPDLSRFPTVGHFASWLGLCPGTRITGGKVLSGRTRRCANRAAQALRLAAAALRTSQSALGAYYRQLCSRMDKPKAVTAAAHKLARLIYLLLTRGQEYVDPGQEYYEARHREHTLNQLHHAAKLGMRVVACEERI; via the coding sequence GTGGGTTTGACCAAGCGGGCCACGCCCCACGCATTGCGGCACGCCTACGCAACCCTCCTGCAGGAGAGGCTGTTCCAGATGTGCGGGGTGGACCTGACCCGGATCGATGGCATCGACGTGACCACCGCCATGGTGGTGGTGAGCGAGATCGGCCCCGACCTGTCGCGCTTCCCCACGGTGGGGCACTTTGCCAGCTGGCTGGGGCTCTGTCCCGGAACCAGGATCACCGGGGGCAAGGTGCTGAGCGGCAGAACCCGACGCTGCGCCAATCGGGCTGCCCAGGCGCTACGACTCGCGGCGGCAGCCCTGAGGACCAGCCAGTCGGCTCTGGGGGCCTACTATCGGCAGCTCTGCTCCAGGATGGACAAACCCAAGGCGGTGACCGCAGCGGCACACAAGCTGGCGCGACTGATCTACCTCCTCCTGACACGGGGCCAGGAGTACGTGGATCCGGGGCAGGAATACTACGAAGCCCGGCACCGGGAACACACCCTCAACCAACTCCACCACGCTGCCAAGCTTGGCATGAGGGTAGTGGCCTGCGAGGAGAGGATCTAG
- a CDS encoding ISL3 family transposase: MNELMAQMGGWEGYKAGLIGVYEAGRKGPRAEVWIELLGNERPRRCSGCGHHVDRIHDATQRWVRDLPIFEYEVHLLVWRFRLDCPRCGPKVESLNWLEPRARVTNRLAESVARMCKVLPIKQVAEHFHLHWDTVKAIDKAHLDRELGPPELRGAETLLMDEFALRKGHRYATVVLDAARKRVLWVGQGRGRADIRPFFELLGKRGCAQIKAVGMDMSAAFELEVRKHCPKAEIVYDLFHVVQRYGHEVIDRVRVDEANRLRWSSPNLGTN; the protein is encoded by the coding sequence ATGAACGAGCTTATGGCCCAGATGGGCGGGTGGGAAGGATACAAGGCCGGATTGATCGGCGTGTACGAGGCCGGACGAAAGGGGCCTCGTGCCGAGGTATGGATTGAACTCCTTGGTAATGAACGACCTCGACGATGCAGCGGCTGTGGCCATCATGTGGATCGAATCCACGATGCGACCCAGCGCTGGGTAAGGGACCTCCCGATCTTTGAATACGAAGTCCACCTGCTGGTCTGGCGGTTTCGACTGGACTGTCCGAGGTGTGGACCCAAGGTGGAGTCCCTGAACTGGCTGGAGCCCCGAGCCCGGGTCACCAATCGGCTGGCCGAATCGGTGGCCAGGATGTGCAAAGTCCTGCCCATCAAGCAGGTTGCCGAGCATTTTCACCTGCACTGGGACACCGTCAAGGCCATCGACAAAGCCCACCTGGACCGGGAACTGGGGCCCCCAGAACTGCGGGGAGCCGAAACACTGCTCATGGATGAGTTCGCCCTTCGCAAAGGACACCGATATGCCACGGTGGTGCTGGATGCCGCCAGAAAGCGGGTCCTCTGGGTAGGGCAAGGGCGAGGCCGTGCAGACATCCGCCCTTTCTTTGAACTGCTTGGGAAGAGGGGCTGCGCCCAAATCAAGGCGGTAGGTATGGATATGTCCGCAGCCTTCGAGCTGGAGGTCCGGAAGCACTGCCCCAAAGCGGAGATCGTCTATGACCTCTTCCATGTGGTGCAACGCTATGGCCACGAGGTGATTGATCGGGTCCGGGTTGACGAGGCCAACCGGTTGAGGTGGTCTTCCCCCAACCTTGGGACCAACTGA
- a CDS encoding IS3 family transposase has translation MVSARQKREGARVLKARRIPERRIAALIGLSRSGMRYRVRPKPQDCLAERIQALSSEHPRYGQVRIWALLRRADIVVNHKAVSRLWQKLGLQLTRRPKRRKVRSGDGVPRAAEFPNHVWTYDFVFAWTLGGSALKFLTLEDEYTRECLAIEVGRSFRALHVKEVLARVIAQRGVPKFIRSDNGPEFVSLEIGLWLKEQGVDTHLIDPGKPWQNGLAESFNARFRDECLKGESFHGVPEARVIAQAFMRSFNEGHPHSSLGFHTPSEFADLCAMGALPPNPRDLSPWATPGNQRRAGMSQPPPSGGPGSALRSLPSVALSSVQAEETLP, from the coding sequence ATGGTAAGCGCCCGGCAGAAGCGGGAAGGGGCTCGGGTGCTGAAAGCCAGGCGGATCCCGGAGCGGCGCATCGCCGCTCTGATTGGCCTATCCCGATCAGGCATGCGCTATCGCGTACGCCCGAAGCCGCAGGACTGCTTGGCAGAGCGTATCCAGGCCTTGAGTTCGGAGCATCCCCGCTACGGGCAGGTCCGCATCTGGGCTCTACTCCGACGAGCGGACATCGTCGTCAACCACAAGGCTGTGAGCCGACTCTGGCAAAAGCTGGGGCTCCAGCTCACCCGGCGCCCGAAGCGCAGGAAGGTCCGTTCTGGCGATGGCGTGCCAAGGGCTGCCGAGTTTCCGAACCACGTTTGGACCTACGACTTCGTGTTTGCCTGGACTCTGGGAGGGTCGGCTCTAAAGTTCCTGACCCTGGAGGATGAATACACCCGAGAGTGCTTGGCGATCGAGGTGGGTCGGTCCTTCCGGGCGCTCCATGTCAAAGAGGTGCTGGCCCGTGTCATCGCCCAACGGGGAGTGCCGAAGTTCATCCGGAGCGACAATGGCCCTGAGTTCGTCTCATTGGAGATCGGGCTCTGGCTGAAAGAGCAAGGAGTCGACACCCACCTGATCGATCCGGGCAAGCCTTGGCAGAATGGCCTGGCTGAAAGCTTCAATGCTCGATTCAGAGACGAGTGCCTGAAGGGGGAATCCTTCCATGGCGTGCCAGAAGCCAGGGTGATCGCCCAGGCCTTCATGAGGTCATTCAACGAAGGGCACCCCCATTCAAGCCTGGGGTTCCATACACCCAGTGAGTTCGCAGACCTATGCGCCATGGGGGCTCTGCCCCCAAACCCCAGGGATTTATCGCCTTGGGCCACCCCCGGTAACCAACGAAGGGCTGGCATGAGCCAGCCCCCACCGTCAGGTGGCCCCGGATCGGCGCTCAGGTCGCTTCCCAGCGTTGCCTTATCCTCCGTCCAGGCGGAAGAGACGCTACCATGA
- a CDS encoding transposase — translation MRPQKLTDEQIVAVLREAERGEKSIADLAREHGVAEQTIYRWRRKFAGSTVSDVRRLKQLEKDNARLLRLLGQREVEIDAMKELLRKKW, via the coding sequence ATGAGACCCCAGAAGCTGACAGACGAGCAGATCGTGGCTGTGCTGCGGGAAGCCGAGCGAGGAGAGAAGTCCATCGCAGATCTGGCCCGGGAGCATGGCGTAGCCGAGCAGACCATCTACCGGTGGCGACGGAAGTTTGCCGGAAGCACGGTCTCGGATGTCCGCCGACTCAAGCAGTTGGAGAAGGACAACGCCCGCCTGCTGCGCCTCCTGGGGCAGCGCGAGGTCGAGATCGACGCCATGAAGGAGCTCCTCCGAAAAAAATGGTAA
- a CDS encoding IS4 family transposase gives MARTAATLEGGTRISDFITLGVVARLFPADRVETILKETGRASQRYRDLPAHVVIYYVIALALFTQASCREVLRCLMEGLRWLQGTPDDLHIAGKSAISQARSRLGWEPLQRLHDEIVQPIATPDTPGAWYRQWRIVSIDGSTLDVPEDPAIEAEFGRPGAARGTSAYPQIRFVSLVESGTHVLFASRMEGFNTSEKALAHQVLPALTPDMLCLADRGFYGFEFWNKARATGAALLWRVNAKLGLPREDELEDGSYLSTLYPTREYRHPSKGVRVRVIEYTLHGIPMPPDAEGETTYRLITTLIDPKAAPAVELAALYPERWEIESAFDELKTHLRGRQMLLRSKTPDLIRQEFYGLIMAHFAIRGLMHEAALQAKLDPDRLSFIHAVRVIRRTLPHFAALSPQPNT, from the coding sequence ATGGCCAGAACAGCAGCAACGCTTGAAGGTGGAACACGGATCTCGGACTTCATCACCCTCGGGGTGGTGGCTCGACTTTTCCCAGCTGACCGGGTGGAAACCATCCTCAAGGAAACCGGGCGTGCGAGCCAGCGCTACCGGGACCTGCCCGCCCATGTGGTGATCTATTACGTCATCGCCCTGGCTCTCTTCACCCAGGCTTCCTGTCGCGAGGTCCTGCGCTGCCTCATGGAAGGCCTCCGCTGGCTGCAGGGCACCCCAGACGATCTGCATATCGCTGGCAAATCCGCCATCTCCCAGGCCCGGTCCCGGCTTGGCTGGGAACCGCTTCAGCGCCTTCACGACGAGATTGTCCAACCCATCGCCACTCCAGACACTCCGGGAGCCTGGTACCGCCAGTGGCGCATCGTCAGCATCGACGGCAGCACCCTGGATGTCCCTGAGGATCCTGCCATCGAGGCTGAATTCGGTCGCCCAGGCGCTGCCCGGGGTACCAGTGCCTACCCCCAGATTCGCTTCGTCTCTCTGGTCGAGAGCGGCACCCATGTCCTCTTTGCCTCCCGCATGGAGGGCTTCAACACCAGCGAGAAGGCCCTGGCCCACCAGGTCCTACCGGCCTTGACTCCAGACATGCTCTGCCTCGCCGATCGCGGCTTCTACGGCTTCGAGTTCTGGAACAAAGCCAGAGCCACCGGGGCTGCCCTTCTCTGGCGCGTCAATGCCAAGCTCGGTCTGCCCCGCGAAGATGAGCTTGAGGATGGCTCCTACCTCTCCACCCTCTACCCCACCCGAGAATACCGTCACCCCTCCAAAGGGGTTCGAGTGCGGGTCATTGAATACACCCTCCACGGCATCCCGATGCCTCCCGACGCCGAAGGCGAAACCACCTACCGCCTCATCACCACCCTCATAGACCCCAAAGCCGCACCAGCCGTCGAACTGGCCGCCCTCTACCCCGAACGCTGGGAGATCGAGTCCGCTTTTGACGAGTTGAAGACCCACCTCCGGGGCCGCCAGATGCTGCTGCGCAGCAAAACCCCCGACCTCATCCGGCAGGAGTTCTACGGCCTCATAATGGCCCACTTCGCCATCCGAGGCCTGATGCACGAAGCCGCCCTCCAGGCCAAACTCGATCCCGACCGACTATCGTTCATCCATGCCGTGAGGGTCATCCGCCGCACCCTGCCGCACTTCGCGGCTCTCTCCCCCCAGCCCAACACCTGA
- a CDS encoding type II toxin-antitoxin system Phd/YefM family antitoxin — translation MQTVMKPVTEIKRYATEVMAELRQTHVPAAITEHGEVGAYMVDPETFEAMAQRLEILEGIAMGEMDVAAGRTIPNDEAKKRMALWFA, via the coding sequence ATGCAGACAGTGATGAAGCCGGTGACCGAGATCAAGCGTTACGCCACTGAAGTGATGGCCGAGCTTCGCCAAACACATGTACCTGCTGCAATTACGGAGCATGGTGAAGTGGGCGCGTACATGGTGGATCCAGAAACCTTTGAGGCCATGGCCCAGCGCCTTGAGATCCTTGAGGGAATTGCGATGGGTGAGATGGACGTTGCTGCTGGGCGAACAATTCCAAATGACGAGGCCAAAAAGCGGATGGCCCTGTGGTTCGCCTGA
- a CDS encoding DUF1572 family protein encodes MNGTVYLSDVIKRFREAQAQSDRAIAQVPFELWSHRLDPESNSITTLILHLSGNMLSRWTDFLQSDGEKPNRNRDSEFEDPEALSQQALLDRLSSGWSCLFGSLASLTENDLERIITIRSQPHTVVEAINRQLAHYPYHVGQLVFLAKHLVGPSWQTLSVPRHGSVAYNAAMFKGPTEAT; translated from the coding sequence ATGAACGGAACCGTCTACCTATCAGATGTAATCAAGCGATTTCGTGAGGCACAGGCACAATCTGACCGCGCCATCGCTCAAGTCCCCTTTGAGCTTTGGAGTCATCGCCTGGATCCAGAATCGAACAGCATTACCACTCTCATCCTGCATCTCTCTGGCAACATGCTCTCTCGCTGGACAGACTTTCTGCAAAGCGATGGAGAGAAGCCCAACCGAAATCGGGATTCTGAGTTTGAAGACCCAGAAGCGTTATCCCAGCAGGCTCTTTTGGATCGGCTTTCAAGTGGATGGTCTTGCTTATTTGGATCCCTCGCCAGTCTCACAGAAAATGATCTAGAACGAATCATCACAATACGTTCGCAGCCGCACACCGTTGTGGAGGCCATCAATCGTCAGCTTGCCCATTACCCTTACCATGTGGGCCAGCTTGTTTTCCTTGCCAAGCACCTGGTCGGTCCCAGCTGGCAGACTTTAAGCGTTCCAAGGCATGGCTCGGTTGCCTACAATGCCGCTATGTTTAAGGGCCCGACTGAGGCCACTTAA
- a CDS encoding TatD family hydrolase, with the protein MDLWDSHCHLQDPRYGGDCEGVIARARSAGVKGMVCCGTREGDWEAVLTLAQLHRELIPCLGLHPWFVAEASPHWLEHLEEAARTHPVGIGECGLDFALEPTDRPLQEGVFRAQVRLAVALDRPLSIHCRKAWESLGRIAREEGLPERGAVIHAFSGSPEIARELQNLGFSLGFGCSLANPGSRRAARALQATREDRLLLETDSPDIPPRHLPGWPPEALNEPRYLALVAETAAALLGRPEAEVAALAAANTRRIFA; encoded by the coding sequence ATGGACCTCTGGGACTCCCACTGCCATCTCCAGGATCCCCGCTACGGCGGGGACTGCGAAGGGGTGATCGCCCGGGCGCGATCCGCCGGGGTCAAGGGGATGGTCTGCTGTGGTACCCGGGAAGGGGACTGGGAGGCGGTGCTGACCCTGGCCCAGCTCCACCGGGAGTTGATCCCCTGCCTGGGACTGCACCCCTGGTTCGTTGCGGAGGCCTCGCCCCACTGGCTGGAGCACCTGGAAGAGGCCGCCCGGACGCACCCCGTCGGGATCGGCGAGTGCGGCCTGGACTTCGCCCTGGAGCCGACCGACCGTCCCCTCCAGGAAGGGGTCTTCCGGGCCCAGGTGCGCCTGGCAGTGGCCCTGGACCGCCCGCTCTCCATCCACTGCCGGAAAGCCTGGGAGAGCCTGGGCCGCATCGCCCGGGAAGAGGGCCTGCCGGAACGGGGGGCCGTGATCCATGCCTTCTCGGGATCGCCTGAGATCGCCCGGGAGCTGCAGAATCTGGGCTTTTCCCTGGGCTTCGGCTGCTCCCTGGCCAACCCCGGGAGCCGTCGGGCCGCCAGGGCCCTGCAGGCCACCCGGGAGGATCGCCTGCTCCTGGAGACCGATTCGCCGGACATCCCTCCCCGCCACCTGCCGGGCTGGCCCCCGGAGGCCCTGAACGAGCCCCGCTATCTCGCCCTGGTGGCCGAGACCGCCGCGGCCCTCCTGGGTCGGCCGGAGGCTGAGGTGGCGGCCCTGGCGGCGGCCAACACCCGGCGGATCTTCGCCTGA
- a CDS encoding tetratricopeptide repeat protein: protein MPPVTEASGAAAPPAHPRRYKRDPEALGRFREALAVEPHSPVIRRLYAMFLLGQGSFTEALPLLESLGEEGRTEGDWNYQMALALLGLGREAEAEALVDTPESCAKLGYQAADLGRWGAFGQLTAKALSLAPEAPGAVFDRAIALDYLGEYRSAIALLEDLEARPGLDPALKIRARMHRGQSLLLLGDLLTGFRLMESRLPTLGLPPLPYPEWDGSDMAGTPLLVRGEQGYGDFIMGLRYIPLLARRGARVFVEPMEGTVELLRTCPGVAGLLGEVALPPGTQQVQLLSLPHLLGTHTGDIPAPIPYLSAAGCSPNRPRIEAAIRACPGRRLGLVWAGHPRHPRDAERSIPPTALAPLASVPGVTWFSLQKSDVPRPEIPLMELGPLLGDFSDTALALELLDGVVTVDTSVAHLAGALGRPGWVLLNRFPDWRWLLDRGDSPWYPSLRLRRQSRHWDWATLVRQVATELGGH, encoded by the coding sequence ATGCCCCCCGTGACCGAGGCCAGCGGAGCCGCCGCTCCCCCCGCCCACCCCCGCCGGTACAAGCGGGATCCAGAAGCGCTCGGCCGCTTCCGGGAGGCCCTCGCGGTGGAGCCCCACTCCCCGGTGATCCGGCGCCTCTACGCCATGTTCCTCCTGGGACAGGGGAGCTTCACCGAAGCCCTGCCCCTGCTCGAGAGCCTGGGGGAGGAAGGCCGGACCGAGGGGGACTGGAACTACCAGATGGCCCTGGCCCTACTGGGACTGGGACGGGAGGCGGAGGCCGAAGCCCTGGTGGACACGCCGGAGTCCTGCGCCAAGCTGGGCTATCAGGCGGCGGACCTGGGGCGTTGGGGGGCCTTTGGCCAACTCACCGCCAAGGCCCTGAGCCTGGCCCCGGAGGCGCCGGGTGCCGTCTTCGACCGGGCCATCGCCCTCGACTACCTGGGGGAGTACCGGAGTGCCATCGCCCTGCTGGAGGACCTGGAGGCCCGCCCCGGCCTGGACCCGGCCCTGAAGATCCGGGCCCGGATGCACCGGGGACAGAGCCTGCTGCTCCTGGGGGATCTGCTGACGGGCTTCCGGCTCATGGAATCCAGGCTCCCCACCCTGGGATTGCCCCCCCTGCCCTATCCGGAGTGGGACGGCAGTGATATGGCCGGGACCCCCCTCCTGGTGCGGGGCGAGCAGGGCTACGGGGATTTCATCATGGGCTTGCGCTACATCCCCCTCCTGGCCCGGCGGGGAGCCCGGGTCTTCGTGGAGCCCATGGAAGGCACGGTGGAGCTGCTGAGAACCTGTCCGGGCGTGGCGGGGCTCCTGGGTGAGGTAGCCCTGCCCCCCGGCACCCAGCAGGTCCAGCTGCTCTCCCTGCCCCACCTCCTGGGGACCCACACGGGCGACATCCCTGCCCCCATCCCCTACCTGAGCGCTGCAGGCTGCAGCCCCAACCGGCCCCGTATCGAAGCGGCCATCCGGGCCTGTCCGGGACGCCGCCTGGGTCTGGTCTGGGCCGGCCACCCCAGGCACCCCCGGGATGCGGAGCGGAGCATCCCCCCCACCGCTCTGGCCCCCCTCGCCTCGGTGCCGGGGGTGACCTGGTTCAGCCTGCAGAAATCGGATGTCCCCCGGCCGGAGATCCCCCTGATGGAGCTCGGCCCCCTCCTGGGGGACTTCAGCGACACGGCCCTGGCCCTGGAGCTGCTGGACGGGGTGGTGACCGTGGATACCAGCGTGGCCCACCTGGCCGGAGCCCTGGGTCGCCCCGGCTGGGTGCTGCTGAACCGCTTCCCGGACTGGCGCTGGCTTCTGGACCGGGGCGACTCCCCCTGGTATCCCTCCCTGCGCCTGCGGCGCCAGAGCCGCCACTGGGACTGGGCGACGCTGGTCCGGCAGGTGGCCACCGAGCTGGGAGGCCACTGA
- a CDS encoding DsrE family protein — protein sequence MGYRVLIHIDEAEKWPLALGNARNLLEAAAEPVDLRIIANGRAVLTFASGEHREAMAGLQEQGVRIQACRNALKALRVEEQSLPEGVEVVPAGVLELVERQREGFAYLRP from the coding sequence ATGGGCTACCGGGTGCTGATCCACATCGATGAAGCCGAAAAGTGGCCCCTGGCGCTGGGCAATGCCCGGAACCTGCTGGAGGCCGCGGCGGAACCGGTGGATCTGCGGATCATCGCCAATGGCCGTGCGGTGCTGACCTTCGCCTCAGGTGAGCACCGGGAGGCGATGGCGGGGCTTCAGGAGCAGGGTGTCCGCATCCAGGCCTGCCGGAACGCCCTGAAGGCCTTGCGGGTCGAGGAGCAGAGCCTGCCGGAGGGGGTGGAGGTCGTCCCGGCGGGGGTCCTGGAGCTGGTGGAGCGGCAGCGGGAGGGCTTCGCCTACCTCCGTCCCTGA
- the pgi gene encoding glucose-6-phosphate isomerase, whose protein sequence is MSLPLAQRPAWKALEAEYRSLAPQHLRELFAADPERGTRLTCEGAGLFLDYSKHRVTDRTLGLLRDLARDCGLESAREAMFAGQRINTTEDRAVLHTALRAPRGTQVIVDGHDVVPGVHEVLDRMAAFAEQVRSGAWLGATGRRMRHVVNIGIGGSDLGPVMAFEALRHFATPELVFHFVSNVDGTDLMEALRGLDPAETLFIISSKTFTTQETMTNAQSARAWFLEGLADEGAIARHFVAVSTNADKVQAFGIDTAHMFGFWDWVGGRYSMDSAIGLSILLAIGPEGFRELLSGFRAMDEHFRSAPLEANLPVTMALLGVWYTGFFGAQTVAVLPYDQYLKRFPAYLQQLTMESNGKGVTLDGQPVGVPTGPVYFGEPGTNGQHSFYQLIHQGTLLIPCDFIAFAHSLNPVGRHHDILLSNVLAQAEALAFGRTAEEVRAEGVSESLVPHRSFPGNRPSSLILAERLTPKVLGSLVALYEHSVFTQAVIWGINAFDQWGVELGKVLAGRILPELEAGVDPALAHDSSTNALIQRLRRLRGR, encoded by the coding sequence ATGAGCCTGCCCCTCGCCCAGCGCCCTGCCTGGAAGGCCCTGGAGGCCGAGTACCGCAGCCTCGCCCCGCAGCATCTCCGGGAGCTCTTTGCCGCTGATCCGGAGCGGGGCACGCGGCTCACCTGCGAGGGGGCCGGGCTCTTCCTCGACTACTCCAAGCACCGGGTGACGGACCGGACCCTGGGGCTCCTGCGGGATCTGGCCCGGGACTGCGGCCTGGAGTCGGCCCGGGAGGCCATGTTCGCAGGGCAACGCATCAACACCACCGAAGACCGGGCTGTCCTCCACACCGCCCTCCGCGCCCCCCGGGGGACCCAGGTCATCGTGGACGGGCACGATGTGGTACCGGGGGTCCACGAGGTCCTGGACCGCATGGCGGCCTTCGCCGAGCAGGTCCGCTCCGGGGCCTGGCTGGGGGCCACGGGGCGGCGCATGCGCCACGTGGTCAACATCGGCATCGGGGGCTCGGACCTGGGACCGGTCATGGCCTTCGAGGCCCTGCGCCACTTCGCCACGCCTGAACTGGTCTTCCACTTCGTCTCCAACGTGGATGGCACCGACCTGATGGAGGCCCTGCGGGGGCTGGACCCGGCGGAGACCCTCTTCATCATCTCCAGCAAGACCTTCACCACCCAGGAGACCATGACCAACGCCCAGTCGGCCCGGGCCTGGTTCCTGGAGGGACTGGCGGACGAAGGGGCCATCGCCCGACACTTCGTGGCCGTCAGCACCAACGCGGACAAGGTGCAGGCCTTCGGCATCGATACCGCCCACATGTTCGGCTTCTGGGACTGGGTGGGCGGGCGCTACTCCATGGACAGCGCCATCGGGCTCTCCATCCTGCTGGCCATCGGCCCCGAGGGCTTCCGGGAGCTGCTCTCGGGCTTCCGGGCCATGGACGAGCACTTCCGCAGCGCCCCCCTGGAGGCCAACCTGCCAGTGACCATGGCCCTGCTGGGGGTCTGGTACACAGGCTTCTTCGGGGCCCAGACCGTGGCCGTGCTGCCCTACGACCAGTATCTCAAGCGCTTCCCGGCCTACCTCCAGCAGCTCACCATGGAGAGCAACGGCAAGGGGGTGACCCTGGACGGGCAGCCCGTGGGGGTGCCCACCGGACCGGTCTACTTCGGGGAACCCGGCACCAACGGCCAGCACTCCTTCTACCAGCTCATCCACCAGGGGACCTTGCTCATCCCCTGCGATTTCATCGCCTTCGCCCACAGCCTCAACCCCGTGGGACGCCACCACGACATCCTGCTCTCCAATGTCCTGGCCCAGGCCGAGGCCCTGGCCTTCGGCAGGACCGCTGAGGAGGTCCGGGCAGAGGGGGTGTCGGAATCCCTGGTGCCCCACCGCAGCTTCCCGGGCAACCGCCCCTCCAGTCTCATCCTGGCCGAACGTCTGACCCCGAAAGTGCTGGGCTCCCTGGTGGCCCTCTACGAGCACAGCGTCTTCACCCAGGCGGTCATCTGGGGCATCAACGCCTTCGACCAGTGGGGCGTGGAGCTGGGCAAGGTCCTGGCTGGCCGCATCCTCCCGGAGCTGGAGGCCGGTGTGGACCCCGCCCTCGCCCACGACAGCTCCACCAACGCCCTCATCCAGCGCCTCCGCCGCCTGCGGGGGCGCTGA